One window of the Solanum stenotomum isolate F172 chromosome 11, ASM1918654v1, whole genome shotgun sequence genome contains the following:
- the LOC125844269 gene encoding uncharacterized protein LOC125844269, producing the protein MKNLPVFLMGSGGVGRQLLQHIVSCRSLHAKQGVHLLVVGVCDSKSLVVVADVLTSEFDDSFLLEVCRVKSNGSSLQTLAISGECQVFSGPEVIRKVIDIGLLGKSTGLAFVDCSASAETIGVLNQVVDFGCCVVLANKKPLTVPMEDYDKLVSQPRRLRHESTVGAGLPVIASLNRIISSGDPVYRIIGSLSGTLGYVMSEVEDGKPFSQVVNAAKSLGYTEPDPRDDLGGMDVARKKSSDLGRIIFADCDGKHILSNLI; encoded by the exons ATGAAGAATTTACCGGTGTTTTTGATGGGTTCTGGAGGAGTTGGCCGTCAATTGCTTCAACATATTGTTTCTTGTCGATCTCTTCATGCCAAACAG GGGGTGCATTTGCTAGTTGTGGGTGTGTGTGATAGCAAATCTTTGGTGGTTGTTGCTGATGTTCTTACTTCAGAATTCGATGATTCATTTCTTCTTGAAGTTTGTCGTGTCAAATCCAATGGCTCTTCATTGCAGACTCTTGCAATTTCTG GTGAATGTCAAGTGTTTTCTGGTCCAGAAGTTATACGAAAAGTAATTGATATTGGACTTCTTGGAAAATCAACAG GTTTAGCATTTGTTGATTGTTCAGCTAGTGCTGAGACTATTGGAGTGCTAAACCAGGTTGTAGATTTTGGTTGTTGTGTGGTGCTGGCTAACAAGAAGCCTCTTACTGTGCCAATG GAGGATTATGATAAGTTGGTGTCACAGCCCCGTCGCCTTAGACACGAGTCAACT GTTGGTGCTGGCCTTCCTGTCATAGCATCCTTAAATCGCATAATTTCATCAGGAGACCCTGTCTACCGTATTATTGGGAGTTTGAGTG GTACCCTGGGGTATGTAATGAGTGAGGTTGAGGATGGAAAGCCATTCAGCCAAGTCGTTAATGCTGCTAAAAGCCTTGGCTACACTGAACCAG ATCCTCGGGATGATCTAGGTGGTATGGATGTAGCAAGAAAG AAAAGCAGTGATTTAGGCAGAATCATTTTCGCAGATTGTGATGGGAAGCATATCTTATCCAACTTGATATAG